The sequence below is a genomic window from Rudanella lutea DSM 19387.
GGGCAACGACGGCTTGCCGGAACCATGCCTAACGTGGGTATGGCCGTTACGAGCGATGTGGGCCACCCGACGGATGTTCACCCGACCGATAAAAAATCGGTGGGCGACCGATTGGCCCGCGCCATGTTGATTCAGACGTACAAAAAGCCGTTGCTGGCCGCGCCGGTGCCCGTTCGGGTTCGTCGGCGGGCGGGTGGCTGGGAGCTTCATCTTGCCAATGCGGGGGAGGGGCTCCAAACCGCTGACGGTCAGGAGGTGCGCGGGTTTGCCCTCGGCGATGCCACCGGCCCCCATACCGAGCTGTCCGCCCAACTTCGGGGAAAAACCGTGCATCTGACCGGCCGGGGCAACGGGCAATTTCTGTACTACGGATGGCAGCCCTACACCACGGCCAACATAGTGAATAGCGAGCGGCTCCCACTTTCCACCTTCAAACTTCCGCTACCTTGAACATAAAATTAATCCCGGTACTCTGGCTGTTGGTTGGGGTAGCCGCCTGGGCCAAACCACCGGCTCTCATTCCGGCCCCGCGTCAGGTTATCTGGACAAACGAAACCTTCCGGTTGCAACGCCTAATCCGCGTGCAAGCCCCCGACGCTCAGGCGCGTGTTGTGGCCGATTCGGTGGTTGCGTTTCTGCGGCAGCACGGCGCAACGTCTACGTTTACTCGTTCAGAAGGCGGTGCTCAGGTCGTTTTTAAACTGGAGCCATCGGGTGCCTTTCGGGATAAACCGGAGGGCTATTCGATTACCGTTTCGGCAAAAGGCGCGCAGCTCACGGCTGCCACCGAGCGGGGCCTGTTTTGGGCCTACCGAACCCTGCAACAGTTGGTGCAGCCCGGCCCGAACCCCTCGCTCGCGGGTTGTCAGATTATCGACTACCCGGCGTTTCCGGTGCGAGGGCTCATGCACGATACCGGCCGGAGTTTTATCACGCTCGATACGCTACGGGCGCATCTTCAGCAAATGTCGCGCTACAAGCTGAACACTTTCCACTGGCACCTGACCGAGGATATTGCCTGGCGATTGGCAAGCGACAGTTTACCCGCCCTCACCGAGGCCGTCAATATGCAACGCGACCCCGGCGGTTTTTACACCAAAGCCGAGGTGCGCGAACTGTTGCGGTTTGCCCGCGACCGGCACATTCAGATTATTCCCGAACTCGACATGCCCGGACATAGCGCGGCTTTTCGGCGGGCAACGGGCGTCGATATGCAGTCGGAGCCGGGTAAAAAGTGGGCGAAAAGCCTTATCCGGGAGGTGTGCGCTTTGTTTGACTCGCCCTATCTGCATATCGGTACCGACGAGGTGGCCTTTCGCGATTCGATGTTTGTGCCGACCATGATGGCCGTGGTGCGCGAATGCGGCAAAGCGGTGATTGGCTGGTATCCGGGTGGCACGATGGACAGCACGGCTATTCGTCAACTCTGGATGAGCGCCCGAAAACCGTTGCCGGGCATGCGCGTCATCGACTCCCGCGATCTGTACTTGAATCATTACGCCACTCAGGCCGACCTGATTAGCCTGTTTCAACGCGACTTCTGCGATGTGCCCGAGGCTACTCCCCGCCATTTGGGGGCTATTGCTTGTATCTGGAACGACCGCCGACCGGCCTCTACGGCCCAACTCGAACGGTTGAACGGGCTTTACCCGATCCTGCTCACCTTCGCCGAGCGAATCTGGCGCGGGGGCGGTAGGCCCGAAACCGAAACGGGCGTGGTGCTTACCGACCCGGTCGCTTTTGCCGAATTTGAAGACCGGCTATTGACCCACAAACGGTTGCATTTTGGCCAAAAGGTGTTTCCGTATGTTCGGCAGAGTGGGCTTCATTGGCGGATTCTGGGGCCTTTCCCAAACGGCGGCAACCTCAATGCGTCGTTTCCGCCAGAAGAAGGTAACCTTCATTTTCCGGGCGTGTTGGCAACCGGGGCCACGGTCTATCTGCGGCACACCTGGGGGCAGCCGGTGGTGCGGTCTTACCTGCCCGACCCCAAACCGAACCACACGGCCTATGCCTTTACCGAGGTGTATTCGCCCAAAGCGCAGACCGTTGGGCTGTGGGTCGATTTCCATAATTATGGCCGCTCGGAGAAAGACGCGGCCCCACCCGCCGGAGCCTGGGATCACAAGGGTAGTGCTATTTGGCTCAACGGCGAACGAGTACCTCCGCCCATCTGGCAGCAGGCGGGTTTGCGGCCCGGCAGTCTGGAACAGCCCTACCAAAATGAGCCTTACGAAGCCCGCGAGCCAATTACCGTTTCGCTCAAACCCGGCTGGAACCGGGTGCTTCTGAAACTACCCGTCGGGTCGTTTAGTACGCCCGAATACCGGTTGGTGAAGTGGCTGTTTACGGCCGTGTTTGTGCGTCGGGAGGGAGCGCACTGGGAAACTGCCGACGACCTGATTTTCTCCCCTGATCGATCGCTAAAAACGCCTTAACCGCCTATTTATGAAGTCACTTGATACGCCCGAAACCGCTACTCAGCCCAAAGCCGGTTATTACCCCTGGGTTGTGGTGGGGTTGCTCTGGGTGGTGGCCCTGCTCAACTATTTGGACCGGCAGATGCTGGCCACCATGCGCCCGGCGATGTTGCGGGATATTGCTGAGCTGGAATCGGCCACCAACTTTGGCCGGCTGATGGCGATATTTCTCTGGATTTACGGCCTGATGAGCCCGGTAGCGGGGCTGGTTGCCGACCGACTGAGCCGGAAGTGGCTCATTGTGGGTAGTTTGGCGGTTTGGTCGGGTGTGACTTTGCTCATGGGTAATGCTACTACGTTCGGGCAGTTGTATGTGCTACGGGCGGTGATGGGCGTGAGCGAAGCCCTGTACATCCCAGCCGGCCTTTCGCTCATTGCTGACTTTCATACGTCGCGCACCCGATCGCTGGCGGTGGGCATCCACATGACCGGCCTCTACATGGGGCAGGCCCTTGGTGGGTTTGGGGCTACGCTCGCAAGTTCGTACTCGTGGCCAACTACGTTTGCGGCTTTCGGGGGCGTGGGTATCGTGTATGCTGGGGTATTGGCTTTTTTTCTGAAAGAAGCCCGTCAACCGGCCGAACCTCAACAAGTACTTGCCCCAAAAAAACCGCAGACGGTTGGGGAGAGTCTGAGGCTACTCTTCACGAACCGGGCTTTCTGGGTGCTGTTGCTCGTGTACGCTATTCCGAGTCTGCCGGGGTGGGCTACCAAAAACTGGCTCCCGACCCTGCTGGCTACCAATCTGAACATCGACATGGCACAGGCTGGGCCACTGGCTACCATTACCATTGCGGCTTCGTCGCTGGTGGGGGTTCTGCTCGGCGGCACCCTCTCCGACCGGCTGGTGCAATCTCACGTGCGGGGCCGTATCTGGGTCAGCGCCACGGGCTTGTCGCTCACCATTCCGGCCTTGCTGTTGCTGGGCTTTGGTAGCTCGCTCGTGCATATGCTGGCCGCAGCAGTTTGTTTCGGCATCGGTTTCGGCCTGTTCGACGCGAACAATATGCCCATTCTGTGCCAGTTTGTACCGGTTCAGCGCCGGGCCACTGCCTACGGCATCATGAACATGACGGGGGTGTTTGCCGGTGCCGCCGTAACCAACTGGCTTGGTAGTGCCACCGACGGGGGCCACCTCGGCCGCGACTTTGCGGCCCTCTCGGCGGTGGTTCTGGTGGCCATGCTGGCCCAGATCACCCTTTTAAGGCCAGCGCAAGCCGAATTGGTGGAGGGGACGGTTTCAGATGCTGCACCGGTGGAGTAGGAGGGAGGTGGATCCGGGAGGTTTCTTGTGAATTAACGTGAGTTATTGATAATGGCTGACGCAAAGGCCTTAGACAGGCTCAGCCGGACGCGGCCCGGGCTGACCTCAAATTTGTGAGTTGCCCGTCAGCCTGAGCCTGTCGAAGGTCTTTGCGTCATCAACTAATTTTAAATCAAGAAGTTACAACCTGCGTTATCCATAATTCACGTTAAATTAGAAGTCAAAGTTCTAATTCACACGTATGATTCGCAGAGGGGGAGGTATTCACCCCCTCCATCCTCACAGTCCCACCTCCAGCCAGCGCAGCTCCAGGCGCTTCCAGATGTTAATGCCGCCTGCTGTCTCCCGGTACACCAGATACAGATCGTGTGGCCCCGACA
It includes:
- a CDS encoding family 20 glycosylhydrolase, translated to MNIKLIPVLWLLVGVAAWAKPPALIPAPRQVIWTNETFRLQRLIRVQAPDAQARVVADSVVAFLRQHGATSTFTRSEGGAQVVFKLEPSGAFRDKPEGYSITVSAKGAQLTAATERGLFWAYRTLQQLVQPGPNPSLAGCQIIDYPAFPVRGLMHDTGRSFITLDTLRAHLQQMSRYKLNTFHWHLTEDIAWRLASDSLPALTEAVNMQRDPGGFYTKAEVRELLRFARDRHIQIIPELDMPGHSAAFRRATGVDMQSEPGKKWAKSLIREVCALFDSPYLHIGTDEVAFRDSMFVPTMMAVVRECGKAVIGWYPGGTMDSTAIRQLWMSARKPLPGMRVIDSRDLYLNHYATQADLISLFQRDFCDVPEATPRHLGAIACIWNDRRPASTAQLERLNGLYPILLTFAERIWRGGGRPETETGVVLTDPVAFAEFEDRLLTHKRLHFGQKVFPYVRQSGLHWRILGPFPNGGNLNASFPPEEGNLHFPGVLATGATVYLRHTWGQPVVRSYLPDPKPNHTAYAFTEVYSPKAQTVGLWVDFHNYGRSEKDAAPPAGAWDHKGSAIWLNGERVPPPIWQQAGLRPGSLEQPYQNEPYEAREPITVSLKPGWNRVLLKLPVGSFSTPEYRLVKWLFTAVFVRREGAHWETADDLIFSPDRSLKTP
- a CDS encoding MFS transporter, with protein sequence MKSLDTPETATQPKAGYYPWVVVGLLWVVALLNYLDRQMLATMRPAMLRDIAELESATNFGRLMAIFLWIYGLMSPVAGLVADRLSRKWLIVGSLAVWSGVTLLMGNATTFGQLYVLRAVMGVSEALYIPAGLSLIADFHTSRTRSLAVGIHMTGLYMGQALGGFGATLASSYSWPTTFAAFGGVGIVYAGVLAFFLKEARQPAEPQQVLAPKKPQTVGESLRLLFTNRAFWVLLLVYAIPSLPGWATKNWLPTLLATNLNIDMAQAGPLATITIAASSLVGVLLGGTLSDRLVQSHVRGRIWVSATGLSLTIPALLLLGFGSSLVHMLAAAVCFGIGFGLFDANNMPILCQFVPVQRRATAYGIMNMTGVFAGAAVTNWLGSATDGGHLGRDFAALSAVVLVAMLAQITLLRPAQAELVEGTVSDAAPVE